The following is a genomic window from Sphingobacterium spiritivorum.
TTGAATGATACTATGTGAAGTAGAAGATGGTCTTCTTTCCAGAGCTCCGTTAAATATTAGTATGTTCATAACCTGTATTATTTCTTGTAAATAACTTTTGGCATTCCCACCTCTCCGTACATAAGTCCGGATACCAGTGGTAATAACCGGGACGTAACAGCCATATAGATTCCTTCAGGTACCCGGATATCATTGCGGACAGCTACTTTTGTCCCTTTGAGATGTGTAAAGTCAGCTGCTGTAATCGCGTTTATCCAAAGTGATTGATAATGATGATCCTGTTCTCCAAAGGATAAGCTGAATGCATGGGGACGAAGTAAAGTTGTCAGCAGCATGTATGCCCACTGAGGAACAATTGCGTCAGAGGAACACATAATAGTGACCGCCTTGCCTTCGAACAAGGAAAAATCGAGCTGCTGCAGTTTCTCCCTGAATTCCTTCTCCCTGAGCATCATACCCATATACAGCATATCTTTGATGTCCAGTTGCACAAAAGATACCTGCGGTGCATAATCCATGAGGTCAAGACCGATGATACCTGACTGCTGTACCTTGTTCACAATTGATCCTGTCATGATTGTCTGTTCTGTATAGTATTATAGTTGCGGGATACAGCCTCCCAGTCTAATATACTCCAGAAAGCAGCCAGATAATCAGCTCTTTTGTTTTGATATTTCAGGTAGTAAGCATGCTCCCATACATCTATCCCCATTATCGGGAATCCCCTGTCTGTAATATTGATGTCCATGAGCGGATTGTCCTGATTAGGAGTAGAACATATCGCAATACTGCCATTATATTTGACATACAGCCAGGCCCAGCCGGAGCCGAATCGTGTCATTGCAAGCTGGCCAAACTGCTCCTTGAAATTGTCTAATGAACCCCAATTAGCCAGAATGGCATCTGCAAGTGCTCCCTGTGGTTGTGTCTGTGGCGAAGGAGAAAGAATATTCCAGAATAATTCATGATTGTAATGCCCGCCGGCATTATTACGCAATGCAGGAGAATAATTACTTATATTTTCCAGTAAAGCTGTTAAAGATTCGGGATTAGTCTGACCTTCAAGAGCTTTATTCAGGTTGTCTACATATGCCTGATGATGTCTGTCGTGGTGGATTTCCATGGTTGCCTTGTCGATGAAAGGTTCTAATGCATCGTATGAGTAAGGCAGAGCCGGTAATTGATAAGCCATAATTTTTGTAATTTTGTTTTTGTTTAACAAAGGTATTAACTTTGTTTATTAAACCAAATAATTACTTTGTTTATTATGAATAATAATTTGCCGGATAATGAAAAATCACTTTGGATACTCAAAACCAAAGGAGCACTTCCGTTGGCTGCTTTGGCCAAAGAGATGGGAGTGACTACTGAA
Proteins encoded in this region:
- a CDS encoding superoxide dismutase, with the translated sequence MAYQLPALPYSYDALEPFIDKATMEIHHDRHHQAYVDNLNKALEGQTNPESLTALLENISNYSPALRNNAGGHYNHELFWNILSPSPQTQPQGALADAILANWGSLDNFKEQFGQLAMTRFGSGWAWLYVKYNGSIAICSTPNQDNPLMDINITDRGFPIMGIDVWEHAYYLKYQNKRADYLAAFWSILDWEAVSRNYNTIQNRQS
- a CDS encoding DUF2480 family protein; translation: MTGSIVNKVQQSGIIGLDLMDYAPQVSFVQLDIKDMLYMGMMLREKEFREKLQQLDFSLFEGKAVTIMCSSDAIVPQWAYMLLTTLLRPHAFSLSFGEQDHHYQSLWINAITAADFTHLKGTKVAVRNDIRVPEGIYMAVTSRLLPLVSGLMYGEVGMPKVIYKK